A genome region from Triticum aestivum cultivar Chinese Spring chromosome 2B, IWGSC CS RefSeq v2.1, whole genome shotgun sequence includes the following:
- the LOC123044987 gene encoding oxygen-evolving enhancer protein 2, chloroplastic-like: MASTSCFLHQSTARLAASARPAPAVGRTQLFVCKAQKNDEAAPDAAVVTSRRAALSLLAGAAAVAVKVSPAAAAYGEAANVFGKAKKNTDFVAYSGEGFKLMIPAKWNPSKEREFPGQVLRYEDNFDATSNLSVIINPTTKKTITDYGSPEEFLSQVGFLLGQQSYGGKTDSEGGFESDAVATANVLESSAPVVDGKQYYSITVLTRTADGDEGGKHQLITATVADGKLYVCKAQAGDKRWFKGAKKFVENAAGSFSVA; the protein is encoded by the exons ATGgcgtccacctcctgcttcctccacCAGTCCACCGCGCGCCTGGCCGCCTCGGCGCGCCCTGCGCCCGCCGTCGGGCGCACCCAGCTGTTCGTCTGCAAGGCGCAGAAGAACGACGAGGCTGCACCTGACGCTGCCGTCGTCACCAGCCGGCGCGCCGCGCTGTCCCTCCTCGccggtgccgccgccgtcgccgtcaagGTCTCCCCCGCCGCTGCCGCCTACGGAGAAGCAG CGAACGTGTTCGGCAAGGCGAAGAAGAACACGGACTTCGTGGCATACAGCGGGGAGGGGTTCAAACTGATGATCCCGGCCAAGTGGAACCCCAGCAAGGAGCGTGAGTTCCCTGGGCAGGTGCTCCGCTACGAGGACAACTTCGACGCCACCAGCAACCTCTCCGTTATAATCAACCCGACCACCAAGAAGACCATCACCGACTACGGTTCCCCTGAGGAGTTCCTCTCCCAGGTCGGCTTCCTCCTCGGCCAGCAGTCCTACGGTGGCAAGACCGACTCCGAG GGTGGGTTCGAGTCAGACGCTGTGGCGACGGCGAACGTGCTGGAGAGCTCGGCGCCGGTGGTGGACGGTAAGCAGTACTACAGCATAACGGTGCTCACGAGGACCGCGGACGGAGACGAGGGAGGGAAGCACCAGCTCATCACCGCCACCGTCGCCGACGGCAAGCTCTACGTCTGCAAGGCGCAAGCCGGAGACAAGAGGTGGTTCAAGGGCGCCAAGAAGTTCGTCGAGAACGCCGCAGGATCCTTCAGCGTCGCATAA